The Cellulophaga sp. L1A9 genome window below encodes:
- a CDS encoding pyruvate carboxylase, with the protein MEIKKVLVANRGEIAIRIFRACVEIGIKTVGIYTYEDRYSLHRYKADECYQIGEENEPLKPYLDIDAIIKVAKDNDIDAIHPGYGFLSENAKFAQACEDNGIIFIGPKVSVLKALGDKIMAKEVAVANHIPVIQSSDKDLVTVEIALSEAKRIGFPVMLKAASGGGGRGIRVIRTEDELIKGFPEARRESLNAFGDDTVFLEKFVENPKHIEIQIVADLHGNIVHLYERDCSVQRRYQKVIEFAPSFGLPQETLDSLYTYAINICKAVNYNNIGTVEFLVDDDGSIYFIEVNPRVQVEHTVTEMITNIDLIKTQIFIAGGYKLSDQQIKIESQESVKVTGYALQCRITTEDPANDFKPDYGVVTTYRSASGLGIRLDAGSVYQGVVISPFFDSMLVKVSAISRTLDGSCRKMRRALAEFRIRGVKTNMAFLDNILKHQTFRDGDVTVNFIKNEPKLFEFVEPRDRANKLVHFLGDVIVNGNPDVKKKDPKHVFSKPIIPAYPKFDPYPKGTKDLLTELGPEKFSEWLKNEKKVHFTDTTMRDAHQSLLATRMRTVDMMKVAEGYAKNHPEIFSMEVWGGATFDVCLRFLQENPWERLASLRKAMPNVLLQMLIRGSNGVGYTAYPDNLIQKFVEQSWETGVDVFRIFDSLNWMKSIAPCIEHVRTKTDGLAEGSLCYTGDILDKSKTKYDLKYYVQLAKDIENAGAHILGVKDMAGLLKPYAAYELISALKSEINIPIHLHTHDTSSTQAAMYLKAVEAGVDVVDVALGGLSGLTSQPNFNSVVEMLRFTERANILNTEKLAEYSNYWETVRNYYYTFESGLKSGTGEVYTHEIPGGQYSNLKGQAIALGLEDKFPEITKMYGEVNQLFGDVIKVTPSSKVVGDMAQYMISNSLTVDDVLTKGEDISFPESVKSFFRGDLGQPVGGFPKELQKIILKDEIPYTERPNAHLEPIDFDKEFKSFKRKFKKGMGRDLEITDFLSYKLYPKVFTDAYNNHVKYGNVMNIPTKNFFYGMEIGEEIMVELDRGKNVLISLMLKGEPDESGNVSIYFKVNGQLRNVVVKDTSVKVTKVENTKADAENVKQIGAPLQGLLSTVLVKKGQEVKRNQPLFVIEAMKMETTVTATEEGVVESVQLSGGSLVNSEDLVLTLK; encoded by the coding sequence ATGGAAATCAAAAAGGTTTTAGTAGCAAATAGGGGAGAAATAGCAATTCGTATTTTTAGAGCTTGTGTAGAAATAGGTATAAAAACAGTTGGGATTTACACCTATGAAGATCGGTATTCTTTACATAGGTATAAGGCAGATGAGTGCTACCAAATTGGAGAAGAGAACGAGCCTTTAAAACCATACTTAGATATTGATGCCATTATAAAAGTGGCAAAAGACAATGATATTGATGCCATTCACCCTGGTTACGGTTTTTTATCTGAAAATGCCAAATTTGCGCAAGCCTGTGAGGATAATGGGATCATTTTTATAGGACCTAAAGTTTCTGTTTTAAAAGCTTTAGGAGATAAGATTATGGCAAAAGAGGTTGCTGTTGCTAATCATATTCCGGTAATACAAAGTAGTGATAAAGACTTAGTAACGGTTGAAATTGCACTGTCTGAAGCCAAACGTATTGGTTTTCCTGTAATGTTGAAAGCTGCGTCTGGTGGTGGAGGTCGCGGAATTCGGGTAATTAGAACTGAAGACGAATTAATAAAAGGATTTCCTGAAGCTCGAAGAGAATCCTTAAATGCTTTTGGCGATGACACGGTTTTCTTAGAAAAATTTGTAGAAAATCCGAAGCATATAGAAATACAAATTGTAGCCGATTTACATGGGAACATAGTGCATTTGTATGAACGGGATTGTTCGGTGCAACGTCGCTACCAAAAAGTAATAGAATTTGCACCTTCTTTTGGATTGCCGCAAGAAACATTAGATAGCCTGTATACGTATGCTATTAATATTTGTAAAGCGGTAAACTATAATAATATTGGTACGGTAGAATTTTTGGTAGATGATGATGGTAGCATCTATTTTATTGAAGTAAACCCAAGAGTTCAGGTAGAGCATACGGTAACAGAAATGATTACTAATATCGATTTGATTAAAACGCAAATTTTTATTGCTGGCGGTTACAAATTATCAGATCAACAAATAAAAATAGAAAGTCAGGAATCTGTAAAAGTAACGGGGTATGCGTTGCAATGTAGAATTACTACAGAAGATCCTGCAAATGACTTTAAACCAGATTATGGAGTGGTAACTACCTATCGTAGTGCATCCGGTCTGGGGATTCGTTTAGATGCAGGTAGCGTATATCAAGGGGTGGTGATTTCTCCATTCTTTGATTCTATGTTGGTAAAAGTATCTGCAATTAGTAGAACTTTAGATGGCTCTTGTAGAAAAATGCGTAGAGCATTAGCAGAATTCCGTATTCGTGGTGTAAAAACCAATATGGCTTTCTTAGATAATATTTTAAAACATCAGACCTTTAGAGATGGTGATGTTACGGTTAATTTTATTAAAAATGAACCCAAACTTTTCGAATTTGTAGAGCCTCGAGATCGTGCGAATAAATTAGTACACTTTTTAGGTGATGTTATTGTCAATGGCAATCCTGATGTAAAAAAGAAAGATCCTAAGCATGTATTTTCAAAACCTATAATTCCTGCATACCCAAAATTTGATCCGTACCCAAAAGGGACAAAAGACTTATTGACGGAATTAGGACCAGAGAAATTCTCGGAGTGGCTAAAAAATGAAAAGAAAGTTCATTTTACAGACACGACTATGCGCGATGCACACCAAAGTTTGTTGGCAACACGGATGCGTACTGTTGATATGATGAAAGTAGCAGAAGGTTATGCTAAAAATCATCCAGAAATTTTCAGTATGGAAGTTTGGGGTGGTGCTACTTTTGATGTTTGCTTGCGCTTTTTACAAGAAAACCCTTGGGAACGTTTAGCGAGTTTACGTAAGGCAATGCCAAATGTATTATTGCAAATGCTGATTAGAGGCTCTAACGGAGTTGGGTATACCGCATATCCCGATAATTTAATTCAGAAGTTTGTAGAGCAATCCTGGGAAACTGGAGTTGATGTGTTTAGGATTTTCGATTCCTTAAATTGGATGAAATCTATTGCACCTTGCATTGAACATGTGAGAACAAAAACAGATGGACTGGCAGAGGGTTCTCTTTGTTATACTGGAGATATATTAGATAAATCCAAAACGAAGTACGATTTAAAATATTACGTTCAATTAGCAAAAGATATTGAAAATGCTGGGGCGCATATTTTAGGCGTAAAAGATATGGCAGGTTTGTTAAAACCTTATGCTGCCTATGAATTGATTTCTGCTTTAAAATCTGAAATCAATATCCCAATACATTTACATACCCACGATACATCATCAACACAAGCGGCAATGTATTTAAAAGCAGTAGAAGCGGGTGTAGATGTTGTTGATGTTGCTTTAGGTGGATTATCAGGTTTAACCTCACAGCCTAATTTTAATTCGGTGGTTGAAATGCTTCGTTTTACAGAAAGAGCAAATATTTTAAATACGGAAAAATTAGCGGAGTATTCTAACTATTGGGAGACGGTACGTAATTACTACTATACTTTTGAGTCAGGTTTAAAATCAGGAACAGGAGAAGTGTATACGCATGAAATCCCTGGAGGGCAATACTCCAACTTAAAAGGACAAGCCATTGCTTTAGGTTTGGAAGATAAATTCCCTGAGATTACTAAAATGTATGGTGAAGTAAATCAGCTTTTTGGTGATGTTATCAAAGTAACGCCGAGCTCTAAAGTAGTAGGTGATATGGCGCAATACATGATCAGTAACAGTTTAACTGTTGATGATGTATTGACCAAAGGAGAAGATATTTCATTCCCAGAATCAGTAAAGAGTTTCTTTAGAGGAGATTTAGGACAACCTGTTGGTGGGTTTCCAAAAGAGCTACAGAAAATCATCCTAAAAGATGAAATTCCGTATACCGAAAGACCAAACGCTCATTTAGAACCTATAGATTTTGATAAAGAGTTTAAATCTTTTAAAAGAAAGTTTAAAAAAGGAATGGGTAGAGATCTTGAGATCACAGATTTCTTATCTTATAAATTATATCCAAAGGTATTTACAGATGCATATAATAATCATGTAAAATATGGTAACGTAATGAATATACCTACCAAAAATTTCTTCTACGGGATGGAAATTGGAGAAGAGATTATGGTAGAATTAGATCGGGGTAAAAATGTCCTTATCTCTTTAATGTTAAAAGGAGAACCAGATGAATCTGGTAATGTGAGTATTTATTTTAAAGTAAATGGGCAATTGCGTAATGTGGTGGTAAAAGATACTTCTGTAAAAGTTACGAAAGTTGAAAATACAAAAGCAGATGCTGAAAATGTTAAACAAATAGGTGCACCTTTGCAAGGTTTATTATCTACTGTTTTGGTAAAGAAAGGACAAGAAGTAAAACGGAACCAGCCTTTATTTGTTATTGAAGCCATGAAAATGGAAACTACGGTTACGGCTACAGAAGAAGGAGTTGTAGAGAGTGTTCAATTGTCAGGGGGGTCTTTGGTAAATTCTGAAGATTTGGTCTTAACATTAAAATAA
- a CDS encoding phosphoenolpyruvate carboxylase, with protein sequence MKEVQRLEEFKKSVNNKFNVYNSLFLNLPYRNIENVGMVLPLMLDQCQKGLKSGQNPKEILEAFFENFMAIDSEKERIDFMFRIIQYVERQVVLYDSVEDAAFPKIYKHSNNLAIKDYFELVDKNKSWDKISDHLSNFSARLVLTAHPTQFYTPAILDIITELRTLILEDKIDDIDIILQQLGLTSLINSKKPTPLDEAKNIIYILRNVYYDAVGELYAYLKSNINNSEFENYNIMKLGFWPGGDRDGNPFVTADITNDVADELRITLMKCYYNDLKKLQKKLTFSGLQDDINKLRASLYTAMFNPKKRVGYQEIISPLTHIRTVLVERYHSLYLEELDHFIDKVKIFKTHFATLDIRQDHSMHTTVITEILTRNGLIKESLDELSEKELIDILLHEKLKLKIFDYNEDITQETIKNVLQLKSIQEKNGEDGCNRYIISNSEDIFSVLFVFALFRWCGWDAKKISFDIVPLFETMKGMEESEVIMQRLFDMPEYMAHVKQRSEKQTMMLGFSDGTKDGGYLKANWSILKTKESLSGVCAKNNIKAIFFDGRGGPPARGGGKTHRFYAAQTKDIANNEIQLTIQGQTITSTYGTKEQFVYNCEQLLTAGLSNSFYGDKNVITKDQRQLIEQLSDLSFEKYDALKHHDKFMSYLENMSTLKYYTKANIGSRPGKRGNKAKLELSDLRAISFVGSWSQLKQNVPGYFGLGTAIKTMKDKGRMEEVKGLYENVPVFRALMSNSMMALSKCYFELTAYMREDEEYGDFWIILKNEYDLSKEMLLEISGMEILMEKEAISRESIKIRENIVLPLLVIQQYALQKIGEESTFKELYEKIVTRSLYGNINASRNSA encoded by the coding sequence ATGAAAGAAGTACAGCGCTTAGAAGAATTTAAGAAATCGGTAAACAATAAGTTTAATGTTTACAATAGTTTGTTTTTAAACTTGCCTTACCGAAATATAGAAAATGTGGGCATGGTTCTTCCTTTAATGTTAGATCAATGTCAAAAAGGATTGAAATCTGGGCAGAATCCGAAAGAAATTTTAGAGGCTTTCTTTGAGAATTTTATGGCGATAGATTCAGAAAAAGAACGAATTGATTTTATGTTTCGCATCATTCAATATGTAGAACGTCAAGTGGTATTGTATGATAGTGTTGAGGATGCAGCATTTCCGAAAATATATAAGCATAGCAATAATCTAGCAATTAAGGATTATTTTGAGTTGGTTGATAAGAATAAGAGTTGGGATAAAATTTCAGATCATTTGTCTAATTTTAGTGCGCGTTTAGTATTAACAGCGCACCCGACACAGTTTTATACTCCCGCTATTTTAGATATCATTACAGAACTAAGAACACTTATTCTAGAAGATAAAATAGATGATATTGATATCATCCTGCAGCAATTGGGACTTACTTCTTTAATTAATTCTAAGAAGCCTACGCCGTTAGATGAAGCTAAAAACATCATCTATATCTTACGTAATGTGTATTATGATGCCGTAGGAGAGCTATATGCATACTTAAAAAGTAATATCAATAATTCAGAATTTGAGAACTACAACATCATGAAATTAGGTTTCTGGCCTGGAGGTGATCGTGATGGTAATCCATTCGTTACAGCAGATATTACTAATGATGTAGCAGATGAATTGCGTATTACATTAATGAAATGTTATTACAACGATTTAAAAAAGCTTCAAAAGAAACTTACGTTTAGTGGTCTTCAAGATGATATTAATAAGTTAAGAGCTAGTCTGTATACTGCCATGTTTAACCCAAAGAAACGGGTAGGCTATCAAGAAATCATTTCTCCATTAACACACATAAGAACTGTTTTAGTAGAAAGGTATCATTCCTTATATCTAGAGGAGCTTGATCATTTTATAGATAAAGTGAAGATATTTAAAACGCATTTTGCTACACTTGATATCCGTCAGGATCACAGCATGCATACTACGGTGATTACAGAAATATTGACAAGAAACGGTTTAATTAAAGAAAGTTTAGATGAGCTTTCTGAGAAAGAACTAATCGATATTCTTTTACATGAAAAGCTTAAGTTGAAGATTTTTGATTACAATGAAGATATTACCCAAGAAACAATTAAGAATGTCTTGCAACTAAAATCTATTCAGGAAAAGAATGGTGAGGATGGCTGTAATCGTTATATCATCAGTAACTCTGAAGATATTTTTTCTGTATTATTTGTATTTGCATTATTTAGATGGTGTGGATGGGATGCGAAAAAAATAAGTTTTGATATTGTTCCTCTTTTCGAAACAATGAAAGGGATGGAAGAATCTGAAGTAATCATGCAGCGCTTGTTTGATATGCCAGAGTATATGGCACATGTGAAACAACGTTCAGAAAAACAAACCATGATGTTAGGGTTTTCGGATGGAACCAAAGATGGTGGGTATTTAAAAGCCAACTGGTCTATCTTGAAAACAAAAGAAAGCTTATCCGGAGTGTGTGCTAAAAACAACATTAAAGCCATTTTCTTTGATGGTCGTGGTGGCCCACCAGCACGTGGTGGAGGAAAAACACACCGTTTTTACGCAGCACAAACTAAAGATATTGCTAATAATGAAATTCAATTAACGATACAAGGGCAAACAATTACAAGTACCTATGGTACCAAAGAACAGTTTGTTTATAATTGTGAGCAGCTCTTAACTGCAGGGTTGTCTAATAGTTTTTATGGTGATAAAAATGTAATCACTAAAGATCAAAGACAGCTTATTGAGCAACTATCTGATTTAAGTTTTGAAAAGTATGATGCCCTTAAGCATCACGATAAGTTTATGTCGTATTTAGAGAATATGAGCACGCTTAAATATTATACTAAAGCAAACATAGGAAGTAGACCTGGCAAACGTGGTAATAAAGCTAAATTAGAACTTTCAGATCTTAGGGCTATTTCTTTTGTAGGTTCTTGGAGTCAGTTAAAACAAAATGTTCCTGGATATTTTGGACTAGGAACGGCGATTAAGACTATGAAAGATAAAGGTAGGATGGAAGAGGTAAAAGGCCTTTATGAAAACGTACCCGTATTTAGAGCTTTAATGTCTAATAGTATGATGGCTTTATCTAAATGTTATTTTGAATTAACGGCGTACATGAGAGAAGATGAGGAATATGGCGATTTCTGGATCATTCTTAAAAATGAATATGACCTTTCTAAAGAGATGCTTTTAGAAATTTCAGGGATGGAAATTTTAATGGAAAAAGAAGCTATTTCACGCGAATCTATTAAAATTCGTGAGAATATTGTGTTGCCATTGTTAGTGATCCAGCAGTATGCATTACAAAAAATAGGTGAAGAATCTACATTTAAGGAATTGTATGAAAAAATAGTAACACGTTCGCTTTATGGAAATATTAATGCGAGTCGTAATTCAGCTTAA
- a CDS encoding uracil-DNA glycosylase family protein, translating into MSKKVFLHTHPYEPFLFQDATKLIVGTLPPPRFTMGALKEGDVNFCYGSRDGQLWPILDRIFELDLLFENSETAVQQRQEFLRRQKIGICDIVESAERIKIDASDLGMQNIKLRNLIGYLKQYPNVDTLLFTGGNSKNGPEYFFRKHLKEQQLKFEVLSDIVPRIHQFHLGERCIKTVSLTAPSGAANRAVGGLDAYKMMKSKNPEFNTIDFRVLQYRQFLKNDV; encoded by the coding sequence ATGTCTAAAAAAGTATTTCTTCACACCCATCCCTATGAACCCTTCCTGTTTCAAGATGCAACGAAGCTAATTGTGGGTACATTGCCTCCACCAAGGTTTACGATGGGAGCGTTAAAAGAAGGAGATGTAAATTTTTGTTATGGTAGTAGAGATGGGCAATTATGGCCTATTTTAGATCGAATTTTTGAACTGGATTTATTGTTTGAAAATTCGGAGACAGCAGTACAACAAAGACAAGAATTTTTAAGACGACAAAAAATAGGCATTTGTGATATTGTAGAAAGTGCAGAGCGCATAAAGATTGATGCCTCCGATTTAGGAATGCAGAACATTAAATTACGTAATCTTATTGGGTATCTAAAACAATACCCTAATGTAGATACCTTATTATTTACAGGAGGAAATAGTAAAAACGGACCAGAATATTTTTTTAGAAAGCACTTAAAAGAGCAGCAATTAAAGTTTGAAGTCTTGTCTGATATTGTGCCGCGCATCCATCAGTTTCATTTGGGAGAAAGATGTATTAAAACAGTATCCTTAACGGCACCATCAGGAGCAGCCAATAGAGCTGTGGGTGGTTTGGATGCTTATAAAATGATGAAAAGTAAAAACCCGGAATTCAATACCATTGATTTCCGGGTTTTACAGTATAGACAATTTTTAAAAAACGATGTTTAA
- a CDS encoding DM13 domain-containing protein yields the protein MKKGILLISKVALVSVFILTTSCSSDDDAETIVETVTIDSSLPNGTLVASRSGSFVAESGTPTAGTAELGIDDDSTSFIHFENDFTTELGTGTVGIFLSTSAVYTPDPANGNPELMLIGNVNANGEKFIKLSEAPEAKYTHIILWCATANIPFGNAELN from the coding sequence ATGAAAAAAGGAATCTTATTAATTTCAAAAGTAGCATTAGTATCTGTATTTATTTTAACAACTAGTTGTTCTAGCGATGACGACGCAGAAACAATCGTTGAAACGGTAACAATAGATTCATCGTTACCAAACGGAACTTTAGTAGCTTCAAGATCAGGTTCATTCGTAGCAGAAAGCGGAACACCAACTGCGGGAACTGCCGAATTAGGTATTGATGATGATAGCACTAGCTTTATCCATTTTGAAAATGATTTCACAACAGAATTAGGAACAGGTACCGTTGGTATCTTTTTATCTACATCAGCTGTATATACTCCTGATCCAGCAAATGGAAACCCAGAGCTTATGCTAATTGGTAACGTAAATGCCAATGGTGAAAAATTCATCAAATTATCAGAAGCTCCAGAGGCGAAATACACGCATATAATTCTATGGTGTGCTACTGCTAATATTCCTTTTGGTAACGCAGAATTAAACTAA
- a CDS encoding M20/M25/M40 family metallo-hydrolase — protein sequence MKKIIICLLAMASVAINAQEKAQLESQIRHSIDEIRDFVSIPNNASDHANINRNLTWLTKKFTERGFNTSILPTTGESLFFATLPIVEGKPTILFYMHFDGQPVDASKWDQKDPYQVVLKSQDGETYKNELFEDLNTDLNEEWRLFGRSTSDDKGPIVMFLNAFDLLKKNDTTLPFNVKIILDSEEENGSKPLPKAVKEYRELLEANFLIINDGPVHSSGKPTIVYGCRGITTMSLTTYGPITPQHSGHYGNYAPNPGFQLSKLLASMKDKDGKVTIAGYYDGITINEETMNILKNVPDDAASINNNLQIKAPEKVGSFYQEALQYPSLNIRGLSSGWTGAEVRTIIPERATAELDLRLVPESDGIKLKELIKKHIQNQGYFITSKEPTKEERLAYNKIIKITESGVTDAFRTDLNNTYGNFILKNLKEKFQEDVVQIRIMGGTVPIAPFINELKIPAFIVPVVNPDNNQHSPNENLKISQIGYGIRTFYSLLSTPLE from the coding sequence ATGAAGAAGATTATTATTTGCCTTTTAGCTATGGCAAGTGTAGCAATCAATGCGCAAGAAAAAGCCCAATTAGAATCTCAAATCAGACATAGTATTGACGAAATAAGAGATTTTGTTTCTATACCAAACAATGCTTCAGACCATGCTAACATTAATCGAAATTTAACTTGGTTAACTAAAAAATTTACGGAAAGAGGCTTTAATACTTCTATTTTACCTACCACAGGCGAATCCTTGTTTTTTGCAACACTACCAATAGTAGAAGGCAAACCAACAATTCTTTTCTATATGCATTTTGATGGTCAACCAGTAGATGCCTCTAAATGGGATCAAAAGGACCCGTACCAAGTAGTATTAAAATCTCAAGATGGCGAAACCTATAAAAATGAATTGTTTGAAGATTTAAATACTGATTTAAATGAAGAATGGCGTTTATTTGGGAGGTCCACATCAGACGACAAAGGCCCAATTGTAATGTTCCTTAATGCTTTCGATTTATTAAAAAAGAACGATACCACATTACCCTTTAATGTTAAAATCATTTTAGATAGCGAAGAAGAAAACGGCAGTAAGCCATTACCTAAAGCAGTCAAAGAATATAGAGAGTTACTAGAAGCCAATTTTTTAATTATTAATGACGGTCCTGTTCACAGTTCAGGGAAACCAACAATTGTTTATGGATGTAGAGGAATAACCACAATGAGCCTTACTACATACGGCCCTATAACACCTCAGCATAGCGGACATTACGGTAATTATGCACCAAACCCTGGGTTTCAACTTTCAAAATTGTTAGCAAGCATGAAAGACAAAGATGGAAAGGTGACTATAGCTGGGTACTATGATGGTATTACCATCAATGAAGAAACCATGAACATTCTTAAAAATGTTCCTGATGATGCTGCAAGTATCAATAATAATTTACAAATAAAAGCGCCTGAAAAAGTAGGCTCTTTTTATCAAGAAGCTTTACAGTACCCTTCATTAAACATTAGAGGTTTATCTTCTGGATGGACAGGTGCAGAAGTTAGAACAATTATCCCTGAGCGCGCTACAGCAGAATTAGACCTACGTCTTGTTCCAGAATCTGATGGGATTAAATTAAAAGAATTGATAAAAAAACATATTCAGAATCAAGGATATTTTATCACTTCAAAAGAGCCAACTAAAGAGGAGCGTTTAGCCTATAACAAAATCATAAAAATTACGGAAAGCGGTGTTACCGATGCATTTAGAACAGACCTTAACAACACTTATGGGAATTTTATTTTAAAAAATCTCAAAGAAAAATTTCAAGAAGATGTGGTTCAAATTCGTATTATGGGAGGTACGGTACCTATTGCTCCTTTTATTAATGAATTAAAGATTCCGGCCTTTATTGTTCCCGTGGTAAACCCTGATAACAACCAACACAGTCCGAATGAGAATTTAAAAATTAGTCAGATCGGCTATGGTATTCGCACATTTTACAGTTTGTTATCTACTCCTTTAGAATAG
- the trpA gene encoding tryptophan synthase subunit alpha produces the protein MNRINQKMQEDKKLLSIYFTAGYPSLNDTVKVIQDLEASGIDMIEIGLPFSDPLADGPTIQNSSTAALKNGMTTNLLFKQLKDIRKSVSIPLILMGYFNPMLQYGVEAFCKKCAEIGIDGLIMPDLPLDVYQEEYEAIFKKYDLKNIFLITPQTSDARILQIDAASDAFIYMVSTASVTGSKSGFGEAQTTYFNRIGAMNLKNPQIVGFGINNAETFQQATTHAKGAIIGSAFIKHLTEHGVATISEFVSNIR, from the coding sequence ATGAACAGAATAAATCAAAAAATGCAAGAGGACAAAAAACTCTTGTCTATATATTTTACTGCAGGATACCCTTCTTTAAACGATACGGTAAAAGTTATTCAAGACCTAGAAGCTAGTGGTATTGATATGATTGAAATAGGACTACCATTTAGTGATCCCCTAGCAGATGGCCCAACCATTCAAAACAGCTCTACTGCTGCTTTAAAAAATGGAATGACCACAAATTTACTTTTTAAGCAATTGAAAGACATCCGTAAATCGGTTTCTATTCCCTTAATCTTGATGGGCTACTTTAACCCCATGTTACAATATGGTGTAGAAGCCTTCTGTAAGAAATGTGCAGAAATAGGGATTGATGGGCTAATTATGCCAGATTTACCTTTAGATGTGTATCAGGAAGAATATGAAGCTATTTTCAAGAAATATGATTTAAAAAATATCTTCCTAATCACTCCACAAACAAGTGATGCCCGTATTCTACAAATTGATGCTGCTTCTGATGCTTTTATTTATATGGTGAGTACCGCAAGCGTAACAGGGTCTAAATCTGGGTTTGGTGAAGCACAAACTACTTATTTTAATCGTATTGGTGCTATGAACCTTAAAAACCCTCAAATTGTAGGTTTTGGAATTAATAATGCCGAAACATTCCAACAAGCAACAACACATGCCAAGGGAGCCATTATTGGTTCAGCTTTTATAAAACATCTGACAGAACATGGTGTAGCTACAATTTCAGAATTTGTGAGTAACATTAGATAA
- the trpB gene encoding tryptophan synthase subunit beta codes for MNYNATEKGYYGEFGGAYIPEMLYPNVEELRQNYLKIMAEPDFKKEFDQLLKDYVGRPSPLYFAKRLSEKYNTKVYLKREDLNHTGAHKVNNTIGQILMAKRLNKTRIIAETGAGQHGVATATVCALMGMQCVVYMGEIDIARQAPNVARMKMLGAEVRPALSGSRTLKDATNEAIRDWINNPVDTHYIIGSAIGPHPYPDMVTRFQSIISEEIKWQLKEKEGRENPDYVVACIGGGSNAAGTYYHFLHEPEVGIIAVEAAGKGINSGESAATSALGKEGVIHGCKTLLMQTNDGQITEPYSISAGLDYPGVGPLHAHLYKTGRGEFYSATDDEAMTSGLELTQLEGIIPAIETSHALAIFKHRTFKPDDVVVISLSGRGDKDLDNYIKYFNL; via the coding sequence ATGAATTATAACGCAACTGAAAAAGGATATTACGGAGAATTTGGTGGTGCATACATTCCAGAAATGCTTTACCCTAATGTAGAAGAATTACGCCAGAACTACCTTAAAATAATGGCTGAACCAGATTTCAAGAAAGAGTTTGATCAGCTTTTGAAAGACTATGTAGGCAGACCTTCGCCTTTGTATTTCGCAAAGCGACTTTCAGAAAAATACAATACTAAGGTTTATTTAAAGCGTGAAGACTTAAACCATACAGGAGCTCACAAAGTAAATAATACGATTGGCCAAATATTGATGGCCAAACGCTTAAACAAAACCAGAATTATTGCTGAAACTGGCGCAGGACAACATGGTGTAGCAACTGCTACGGTTTGTGCTTTAATGGGAATGCAGTGTGTGGTGTATATGGGTGAAATAGATATTGCCCGCCAAGCACCAAACGTAGCACGTATGAAAATGTTGGGCGCTGAAGTTAGACCCGCATTGTCTGGTAGTAGAACCTTAAAAGATGCCACCAATGAAGCGATTCGTGATTGGATTAATAATCCAGTAGACACCCACTATATCATTGGTTCTGCTATTGGTCCGCACCCATACCCAGATATGGTTACGCGTTTTCAATCCATAATTTCTGAAGAAATAAAATGGCAATTAAAAGAAAAAGAAGGTCGTGAAAATCCTGATTATGTGGTTGCTTGCATTGGCGGGGGTAGTAATGCTGCAGGAACATATTATCACTTTCTACATGAACCAGAAGTTGGTATCATTGCAGTAGAAGCTGCTGGAAAAGGTATTAATTCTGGCGAAAGTGCCGCAACATCTGCCTTAGGTAAAGAAGGTGTTATTCATGGCTGCAAAACTTTATTAATGCAAACAAATGACGGACAGATTACAGAGCCGTATTCTATATCTGCAGGATTAGATTATCCAGGAGTTGGTCCGCTGCATGCGCACTTATATAAAACAGGAAGGGGAGAATTTTATTCCGCTACAGATGACGAAGCAATGACATCGGGCTTAGAACTAACCCAGCTAGAAGGAATTATTCCTGCTATAGAAACCAGTCATGCTTTAGCCATCTTTAAACACAGAACCTTTAAACCAGACGACGTTGTAGTCATCAGTCTATCTGGTCGTGGTGATAAGGATTTAGATAATTATATAAAATATTTCAATTTGTAA